From the genome of Candidatus Methylopumilus turicensis, one region includes:
- the cysB gene encoding HTH-type transcriptional regulator CysB, whose translation MKLHQLKYVSEVVRQGLNISLAADALHTSQPGVSKQIQLLEQELNIQIFQRHGKRLTGVTAPGQHIVDLAERVMRDMENIKRVGDEFSHEDIGMLTIATTHTQARYRLPAAVKAFMEKYPDVKLNIHQGNPTQVAEQVESGEADIGIATEAISHYEKILCLPAYQWNRCVVVPPGHPLIKDVPLTLKKLTQYPLITYDFAFTGGSLVSSVFEREGMTPNVVLTAIDADVIKTYVSLGLGVGLLAGMAYDEERDANLVALDAKHLFPDSVTYVGIRRDAYLRKFAYDFIQLLAPHFDRKAVTEALK comes from the coding sequence ATGAAATTACATCAATTAAAGTACGTCAGTGAGGTGGTGAGGCAGGGGTTGAATATATCACTAGCTGCAGATGCGCTTCATACATCACAGCCTGGGGTGAGTAAGCAGATTCAATTGCTGGAGCAAGAGTTGAATATACAGATATTTCAGCGCCATGGCAAACGTTTGACCGGAGTGACCGCGCCTGGTCAACACATTGTGGATCTCGCTGAGCGTGTGATGCGTGACATGGAAAATATCAAGCGTGTTGGAGACGAGTTTAGTCACGAGGATATCGGCATGCTCACCATTGCTACTACGCATACCCAAGCCCGCTACCGTTTGCCTGCAGCTGTAAAAGCGTTTATGGAAAAGTATCCTGATGTTAAGTTGAATATTCATCAAGGCAATCCAACCCAAGTGGCAGAGCAAGTCGAAAGTGGTGAAGCGGATATTGGGATAGCGACTGAAGCCATTAGTCACTATGAAAAGATTTTGTGTTTACCGGCGTATCAGTGGAATCGTTGCGTAGTAGTGCCGCCAGGGCATCCCTTAATCAAGGATGTGCCGCTAACGCTCAAAAAATTAACGCAATACCCATTGATTACCTACGACTTTGCTTTTACGGGCGGTTCGTTGGTCAGTAGTGTGTTTGAACGAGAGGGAATGACGCCTAATGTAGTTCTCACAGCGATTGATGCTGATGTGATTAAAACTTACGTGAGTTTAGGATTGGGCGTGGGCTTACTTGCTGGCATGGCTTATGATGAAGAACGTGACGCTAATTTGGTGGCTTTGGATGCGAAACATTTGTTTCCAGACAGTGTCACTTATGTTGGAATAAGGCGAGATGCATATTTGCGCAAGTTTGCTTATGACTTTATACAGTTATTAGCCCCGCATTTTGATCGCAAAGCAGTGACTGAGGCATTGAAATAA
- the tal gene encoding transaldolase, with the protein MANLLEQLKSMTTIVADTGDVEAIKSVKPIDATTNPSLVLKASQLPQYASLIDEAIAYAKAQGGSKAEQIDNAADKLAVLIGTEITKVVPGRISTEVDARLSFNVEKMVAKGRKLIKLYQDSGVSKERVLIKLASTWEGIKAGEILEKEGIQCNLTLLFGFGQARACAEAGVFLISPFVGRILDWYKAKNPTTEYTQETDPGVVSVRAIYQYYKEHGYKTVVMGASFRNTGELIALAGCDRLTVSPNLLQDLAATEGTLTQVLKDGGANKPAPARLTEEEFRFALNEDPMATEKLAEGIRGFVVDQNKLEAALAEKL; encoded by the coding sequence ATGGCTAATTTATTAGAACAATTAAAGTCTATGACCACGATCGTGGCTGACACTGGTGACGTTGAAGCGATTAAAAGTGTAAAACCTATCGATGCTACAACAAATCCATCTTTAGTATTGAAAGCTAGCCAATTGCCACAATATGCATCGTTGATTGATGAAGCGATTGCTTATGCAAAAGCACAAGGCGGCTCTAAAGCAGAACAAATCGACAATGCAGCTGACAAATTAGCTGTGTTGATTGGTACAGAAATCACTAAGGTGGTTCCTGGCCGTATATCCACTGAAGTAGATGCACGTTTGTCATTCAATGTTGAAAAAATGGTGGCTAAAGGCCGTAAGTTGATCAAGTTATATCAAGACTCTGGCGTAAGCAAAGAGCGCGTATTGATCAAATTAGCTTCAACATGGGAAGGCATTAAAGCGGGTGAAATTCTTGAAAAAGAAGGCATCCAATGTAACCTCACATTGTTGTTTGGTTTCGGCCAAGCACGCGCTTGCGCAGAAGCTGGCGTATTCTTGATTTCACCTTTCGTTGGCCGTATCTTAGACTGGTATAAAGCTAAGAACCCAACCACAGAATACACACAAGAAACTGACCCAGGTGTGGTTTCAGTACGTGCAATTTATCAGTATTACAAAGAACACGGCTACAAAACTGTTGTGATGGGCGCTTCATTCCGTAACACAGGTGAGTTAATCGCTTTGGCTGGTTGTGATCGTTTAACTGTTTCACCAAACTTATTGCAAGACTTGGCTGCAACAGAAGGTACTTTGACGCAAGTATTAAAAGATGGCGGCGCAAATAAACCTGCTCCAGCTCGCTTGACTGAAGAAGAGTTCCGCTTTGCATTGAATGAAGATCCAATGGCGACAGAGAAGCTTGCTGAAGGTATTCGCGGTTTCGTTGTTGACCAAAACAAACTTGAAGCAGCGCTTGCTGAAAAGCTGTAA
- a CDS encoding sulfite exporter TauE/SafE family protein has product MDFGFIIAGFIVGFLVGLTGVGGGSLMTPILMIFFHIKPALAVGTDLLYASITKSVGIFAHGKLGNIDWRIVKLLAAGSVPASFATILFLRSINVDSTEAIATIKFSLGIALIITSVAVLLRTKLMSLLSKESLIPEKYVASSTVVLGIVLGGLVTLTSVGAGALGVTALIVLYPHKKITTIVGTDIAHAVPLTLVAGLGHASLGTVDYNLLGTLLIGSIPGIYIGSHLSAKVAEHWIRIALSAILIYVGFKLVLH; this is encoded by the coding sequence ATGGACTTCGGATTCATCATCGCAGGATTTATTGTCGGATTTTTAGTGGGGCTAACAGGCGTAGGTGGCGGCTCATTGATGACCCCTATTTTAATGATATTTTTCCATATCAAACCTGCATTGGCGGTAGGTACGGATTTACTATATGCCTCCATCACCAAATCTGTAGGCATCTTTGCACATGGCAAACTAGGGAATATAGATTGGCGGATCGTTAAACTGCTTGCAGCAGGCAGTGTGCCAGCTTCATTCGCCACCATCTTGTTTCTTCGCTCAATCAACGTAGATTCTACTGAAGCAATCGCCACCATCAAGTTCAGCTTAGGAATCGCCTTAATTATCACTTCCGTCGCGGTTCTCCTTCGGACGAAACTTATGAGCCTGTTGTCAAAAGAGAGTCTCATTCCTGAAAAGTACGTTGCATCAAGCACTGTGGTGCTTGGTATTGTGCTTGGCGGCCTTGTCACACTTACTTCGGTCGGCGCCGGTGCTTTGGGCGTTACTGCCCTGATTGTGCTCTATCCTCATAAAAAGATTACTACTATCGTCGGCACCGACATTGCCCATGCCGTGCCATTAACCCTAGTGGCAGGCCTCGGGCATGCTAGTCTTGGTACGGTTGATTACAACTTGCTTGGCACCTTATTGATTGGTTCAATTCCTGGCATCTACATTGGCAGTCATTTGAGCGCAAAAGTAGCCGAACATTGGATACGTATCGCTCTGTCAGCCATTTTGATTTATGTCGGCTTTAAATTGGTATTGCATTAA
- the hxlB gene encoding 6-phospho-3-hexuloisomerase has translation MDHQKLILDKLTGILAVTDNKSAQLLELVEKAGRTFIGGAGRSLLVSRFFAMRLVHAGYNVNMIGEVVTPAIKAGDLLILVSGSGGTETLLPFVKKAKSVGAKLVVISMKKSSPMADVADLVIQIGQDDSFPLTLGMPMGSQFELSTLIFLEGAISELIHAKGLTEEGMRALHANLE, from the coding sequence ATGGATCATCAAAAACTTATCTTAGACAAATTAACAGGTATTTTGGCTGTGACTGATAACAAATCAGCACAACTTTTAGAGTTAGTTGAAAAAGCAGGCCGTACATTCATCGGTGGTGCTGGCCGCTCATTATTGGTTTCACGTTTCTTCGCAATGCGCTTAGTGCATGCTGGTTACAACGTTAATATGATTGGTGAAGTTGTAACACCAGCCATCAAAGCGGGTGACTTGTTAATTTTAGTTTCAGGTTCTGGCGGTACAGAAACATTGCTTCCATTCGTTAAAAAAGCCAAATCAGTTGGTGCTAAATTGGTTGTCATTTCAATGAAAAAATCTTCACCAATGGCTGATGTCGCTGATTTAGTGATTCAAATTGGTCAAGACGATAGCTTCCCATTAACATTGGGTATGCCGATGGGTTCTCAATTCGAACTTTCAACATTGATTTTCTTGGAAGGTGCAATTTCTGAGTTGATTCATGCTAAAGGTTTAACTGAAGAAGGCATGCGCGCGCTTCACGCTAACTTGGAATAA
- a CDS encoding hydantoinase/oxoprolinase family protein produces the protein MPQSSQIKSEATLGWDVGGAHLKAALVSANGVVIKVYQVPCPLWRGMAELELALAQVLGQLENIPQQHAVTMTGELVDIFPNRHAGVLQIAQFMAEHLNGKVLFYSAKQGFVDTAQVSFYADSIASANWHASASLIAESISQALLIDIGSTTSDLILIKDGLVASQGFTDAERMRFDELIYAGVVRTPLMALCQKVSFDGRSVNVAAEHFATTADVYRLTGELADEDDMVDTADGTGKTELESGRRLARMIGHDVEDADMSSWKTLAFEFRKAQLMRLQGAVSYLDINQEVPLIGTGAGRFLVRALAQQMNKPYLDVETLINTSNDAAHWAGVCLPAVAVASLSIGMQC, from the coding sequence ATGCCGCAGTCCTCACAGATTAAATCAGAAGCCACACTGGGCTGGGATGTTGGAGGTGCGCATTTAAAGGCCGCACTGGTCTCGGCTAATGGCGTGGTGATCAAAGTGTATCAAGTGCCTTGCCCATTGTGGCGAGGTATGGCTGAGCTGGAGCTGGCTTTGGCTCAAGTGCTGGGTCAATTGGAAAACATCCCACAACAACACGCGGTCACCATGACAGGAGAGTTAGTTGATATTTTTCCTAATCGCCATGCTGGCGTTCTTCAAATAGCGCAGTTCATGGCAGAGCATTTAAATGGCAAGGTTCTTTTTTATTCGGCCAAGCAAGGTTTTGTTGATACTGCACAAGTATCTTTTTACGCGGACTCTATTGCTTCAGCTAATTGGCATGCGAGTGCTAGCCTGATTGCCGAATCAATAAGCCAAGCCTTGTTGATCGACATTGGCAGCACAACTTCTGATTTAATTTTAATCAAAGATGGCTTAGTGGCTTCGCAAGGCTTTACCGATGCAGAGCGAATGCGCTTTGATGAATTGATATATGCTGGCGTGGTGCGAACGCCATTGATGGCGCTTTGTCAGAAGGTGAGCTTTGATGGGCGCTCGGTCAATGTCGCGGCAGAGCATTTCGCAACCACAGCCGATGTTTATCGCTTAACGGGTGAGTTAGCAGATGAAGATGATATGGTGGATACTGCCGATGGCACTGGAAAAACTGAGCTGGAAAGTGGACGCCGCCTAGCTAGGATGATAGGTCATGATGTTGAGGATGCGGACATGAGTTCATGGAAAACACTTGCATTTGAATTTAGAAAAGCCCAACTCATGCGCTTACAAGGAGCGGTAAGTTATTTGGATATTAATCAAGAGGTGCCTTTGATTGGTACGGGAGCAGGGCGCTTTTTGGTGCGCGCATTGGCGCAGCAAATGAATAAACCTTACTTGGATGTTGAGACTTTGATTAATACGTCCAATGACGCGGCGCATTGGGCAGGTGTCTGTCTGCCTGCAGTTGCTGTCGCAAGTTTGTCTATTGGTATGCAATGTTAA
- a CDS encoding nitrite/sulfite reductase — protein MYKYDAIDQQLVNERVAQYRDQTNRYLAGELSEDEFRPLRLQNGLYIQRQAPMLRIAVPYGMLSSKQLRKLGDIAQKYDKAYGHFSTRQNLQLNWPKLEDVPEILAELATVEMHAIQTSGNCIRNITTDQFAGVAPDEVIDPRAMAEVMRQWSTFHPEFALLPRKFKIAVSGTEQDRAIVQAHDIGMEFYKDAKGETAIKVWVGGGLGRTPILGTVIREHLEWQHALTYCEAIIRVYNIHGRRDNAYKARIKILVKALGIEDFKQQVEAEWLHLKDNPNTITEAELARVGQHFEAMPYENLPAHDASFDSAIASNPAFAAWVKRCVHAHKQAGYRAVTLSLKPHGHAPGDITSEQMAVVADLADAYSFGELRASHKQNLILADVKLSDLFPLWEKARAAGLATPNIGLLTDIICCPGGDFCSLANAKSIPIAEAIQMQFDNLDYLHDIGDLELNISGCMNACGHHHVGHIGILGVDKDGSEWYQVTIGGKQGNDASIGSVIGPSFSADEMPGVVQRLIEVYIKERTPEERFIDTVRRIGVPPFKAHVYASKETANV, from the coding sequence ATGTATAAATACGACGCCATTGACCAACAACTCGTAAACGAACGTGTCGCCCAATATCGCGACCAGACCAATCGCTACCTCGCTGGCGAACTTTCTGAAGATGAGTTCCGCCCTCTTCGTTTACAAAACGGCTTATATATTCAACGCCAAGCACCGATGCTTCGCATCGCGGTGCCTTATGGCATGTTGTCATCTAAACAACTACGTAAACTTGGCGACATCGCTCAAAAATACGACAAAGCCTACGGCCATTTCAGTACCCGTCAAAACCTACAACTTAACTGGCCTAAGCTAGAGGATGTGCCTGAGATTTTGGCTGAACTTGCCACTGTTGAGATGCACGCTATTCAGACCTCTGGCAATTGCATCCGCAACATCACCACAGACCAATTCGCTGGCGTTGCGCCGGATGAAGTGATTGACCCACGTGCAATGGCTGAAGTCATGCGTCAATGGAGCACATTCCATCCCGAGTTCGCATTATTGCCGCGCAAATTCAAAATTGCAGTATCTGGCACCGAGCAAGACCGTGCCATTGTGCAAGCCCACGACATAGGCATGGAGTTCTACAAAGATGCTAAAGGCGAAACAGCGATTAAAGTATGGGTGGGCGGCGGTTTAGGTCGCACACCAATTTTGGGCACAGTCATTCGAGAGCATTTGGAGTGGCAACATGCCCTCACTTATTGCGAAGCGATTATCCGCGTTTACAACATTCACGGCCGTCGTGACAACGCTTACAAAGCACGCATTAAGATTTTGGTGAAAGCCTTAGGTATTGAAGACTTCAAACAACAAGTTGAGGCTGAATGGCTACACCTAAAAGACAATCCAAACACAATTACCGAAGCTGAATTAGCTCGCGTTGGCCAACATTTTGAAGCGATGCCTTACGAGAACTTGCCAGCACACGACGCAAGCTTTGATAGTGCAATCGCTAGCAACCCCGCGTTTGCGGCTTGGGTAAAGCGCTGCGTTCACGCCCACAAACAAGCGGGCTACCGCGCTGTCACGCTTTCACTCAAACCTCATGGTCATGCGCCTGGCGACATCACATCAGAGCAAATGGCCGTAGTAGCTGATTTGGCTGACGCTTACAGCTTTGGTGAGCTACGTGCATCGCACAAACAAAACTTGATTTTAGCGGATGTAAAACTCAGTGACCTTTTCCCGCTTTGGGAAAAAGCACGCGCTGCTGGTTTGGCAACGCCAAACATCGGCTTACTCACCGACATTATTTGCTGCCCAGGCGGCGACTTTTGCTCACTCGCTAACGCAAAGAGCATTCCTATCGCTGAAGCCATCCAAATGCAATTCGACAACCTCGATTACTTGCATGACATTGGCGATCTAGAACTTAACATCTCTGGATGTATGAATGCCTGCGGTCACCATCACGTTGGCCATATTGGGATTTTGGGCGTGGATAAAGATGGCTCAGAATGGTACCAAGTCACCATTGGCGGCAAACAAGGCAATGATGCAAGCATCGGCTCAGTGATTGGCCCATCGTTCTCAGCAGACGAAATGCCAGGTGTAGTTCAACGCTTGATTGAGGTTTACATCAAAGAACGTACGCCTGAAGAGCGCTTTATTGATACCGTGCGCCGTATCGGTGTGCCGCCATTCAAAGCACACGTATATGCGAGCAAGGAGACAGCAAATGTCTAA
- a CDS encoding phosphoadenylyl-sulfate reductase, with product MFGDVSMIRSAAKNPATSPELTDALKASVTTKRAQVLSLLKEAATTFPAITFANSFGAEDMVLTDIIMREKLAIEIFSLDTGRLPAETYTLMAEAESTYSTKLKVYFPKHEVVEQYVETKGINAFYESIDLRKACCHMRKVEPLQRALNGKQAWITGMRAEQATTRANLPVQEFDEGNKLEKFNPLSDWTEQEVWAYIRLHEVPYNKLHDAFYPSIGCAPCTRAVAMGEDVRAGRWWWEDPTSKECGLHVKKSNQ from the coding sequence ATGTTCGGCGACGTATCCATGATTCGTTCAGCGGCTAAAAACCCAGCGACAAGCCCAGAACTCACAGATGCACTAAAGGCATCAGTCACAACCAAGCGCGCACAAGTATTAAGCTTACTTAAAGAAGCTGCGACCACTTTCCCAGCGATCACCTTTGCTAACAGCTTTGGTGCTGAAGATATGGTGCTGACTGATATCATCATGCGCGAAAAACTAGCTATTGAGATATTCTCATTAGATACTGGTCGCTTACCTGCTGAAACCTACACCTTGATGGCTGAAGCCGAAAGTACTTATAGCACCAAGCTTAAAGTCTACTTCCCTAAGCATGAAGTGGTTGAACAATACGTAGAAACAAAAGGCATCAACGCCTTTTACGAAAGCATTGATTTACGCAAAGCCTGCTGCCACATGCGTAAAGTAGAGCCGCTTCAACGCGCACTCAATGGCAAACAAGCTTGGATTACAGGCATGCGTGCAGAGCAAGCCACAACTCGCGCTAATTTGCCTGTGCAAGAGTTTGATGAAGGCAATAAGCTAGAAAAATTCAATCCGCTGAGCGATTGGACCGAACAAGAAGTGTGGGCATATATTCGCCTTCATGAGGTGCCATATAACAAATTGCATGACGCTTTCTACCCGAGCATTGGCTGTGCGCCTTGCACACGTGCCGTCGCAATGGGTGAAGATGTCCGTGCTGGTCGCTGGTGGTGGGAAGACCCAACCAGCAAAGAATGTGGACTGCATGTAAAGAAATCTAATCAATAA
- a CDS encoding DUF934 domain-containing protein, producing the protein MSNLIKYNAIVADEWTRVTPPTLGEETVRKQAGKVVLFKLTGEETFSAEQIAATQIPAGKVLVPFAVWRTNKDALASRVSQGEVGLLIATHEAIEDVITEVKDINAFALVAVYVERFADGRIFTIGNLLRTRYGFKNELRAVGDVLRDQLFFLKRSGFNSYLIRADRSATEALASLKDFSEPYQGAVDIAQPAWRRTNR; encoded by the coding sequence ATGTCTAATTTAATTAAATACAATGCTATCGTTGCTGATGAATGGACTCGCGTTACCCCACCAACTTTAGGCGAAGAAACCGTTCGCAAACAAGCAGGCAAAGTGGTGCTATTTAAGCTCACAGGTGAAGAAACCTTCTCTGCTGAGCAAATTGCCGCAACGCAAATTCCTGCTGGCAAAGTGTTAGTGCCTTTCGCTGTTTGGCGCACCAATAAAGACGCGCTTGCTAGCCGTGTTAGCCAAGGTGAAGTTGGCCTGTTAATTGCCACACACGAAGCCATTGAAGATGTGATTACCGAAGTAAAAGACATCAACGCTTTTGCTTTAGTCGCTGTGTATGTCGAGCGCTTTGCTGATGGCCGCATTTTCACCATTGGCAACCTACTCCGCACACGCTACGGCTTTAAAAATGAATTGCGCGCTGTTGGCGATGTACTTCGCGATCAATTATTCTTCCTGAAGCGCTCAGGCTTTAATAGCTACTTAATCCGCGCTGACCGCTCAGCCACTGAAGCTTTGGCAAGCCTTAAAGACTTCAGCGAGCCATACCAAGGCGCCGTTGATATTGCGCAACCAGCTTGGCGCAGGACAAATCGCTAA
- the hxlA gene encoding 3-hexulose-6-phosphate synthase — protein MAHTQMALDSLDFDATVALATATAPHVDILEIGTPCIKHNGIKLLETLRAKFPNNKILVDLKTADAGFYEAEPFFKAGADIVTVLGVSDIGTVKGVIDVANKYGKKAQVDLINVADKVAKTKEVAKLGAHIIGIHTGLDQQAAGQTPFADLAAIAALNLGVEISVAGGVKAATTAQVRDAGATIIVAGAAIYGAADPAAAAAEITAIAHA, from the coding sequence ATGGCACATACACAAATGGCATTAGATTCATTAGACTTTGACGCAACAGTTGCACTTGCTACAGCAACTGCACCACACGTTGACATTCTTGAAATTGGTACACCATGCATCAAGCACAACGGTATCAAATTGCTTGAAACACTTCGTGCTAAATTCCCAAACAACAAAATCTTAGTTGATTTGAAAACAGCTGATGCTGGTTTCTACGAAGCTGAGCCATTCTTCAAAGCTGGCGCTGACATCGTTACTGTATTGGGTGTTTCAGACATCGGCACTGTTAAAGGTGTGATCGACGTTGCTAACAAGTACGGCAAAAAAGCTCAAGTTGACTTGATCAACGTTGCTGACAAAGTTGCTAAAACTAAAGAAGTTGCAAAATTAGGTGCACACATCATCGGTATTCACACTGGTCTTGACCAACAAGCTGCTGGCCAAACACCATTCGCTGACTTAGCTGCTATCGCTGCTTTGAACCTAGGTGTTGAAATCTCTGTTGCTGGTGGCGTTAAAGCTGCTACAACTGCACAAGTACGTGATGCTGGCGCGACAATCATTGTTGCTGGCGCTGCTATCTACGGTGCTGCTGATCCTGCTGCAGCTGCTGCAGAAATCACTGCTATCGCTCACGCTTAA
- a CDS encoding HisA/HisF-related TIM barrel protein, producing MNIIPVLDLMNGQVVHAKHGNRHEYLPIKSVLTNSSNPLDVAQALLALYPFKQLYIADLNAIQKTGQHQKNILEIANNFPQLEILLDAGFDNEASIKSYQSNNIRPVLGSESLISIEQYRALSSASQYTAILSLDYKDALFQGNQALLNDASLWPKDLIVMTLNKVGSNTGPDLTKLSAIKQQSKQSKIYAAGGVRDSADLEVLKMLGIDGVLIASALHNGTLSANRLSEFLNHV from the coding sequence ATGAACATCATTCCCGTGCTTGATTTAATGAATGGACAGGTCGTTCATGCAAAGCATGGAAATCGACACGAATACTTGCCCATAAAATCAGTACTGACCAACTCAAGCAATCCATTGGACGTCGCTCAAGCCTTACTTGCATTATACCCATTCAAACAACTCTACATTGCCGACCTCAACGCTATCCAAAAGACTGGCCAGCATCAAAAAAATATTCTGGAAATAGCGAATAACTTTCCTCAATTAGAGATTTTGCTTGATGCAGGTTTTGATAACGAAGCGTCGATAAAGTCCTATCAATCTAACAACATTAGACCAGTATTAGGCTCTGAGAGCTTAATCAGCATCGAGCAATATCGAGCATTATCATCCGCATCTCAATATACAGCCATACTGTCTTTAGATTACAAAGATGCTTTATTTCAAGGTAACCAAGCACTCCTAAACGATGCAAGCTTATGGCCTAAAGATCTGATTGTGATGACACTTAACAAAGTTGGCAGCAATACGGGGCCAGACTTAACAAAGCTCTCAGCAATTAAGCAACAGTCTAAGCAATCAAAGATTTATGCGGCTGGCGGTGTGCGCGACAGTGCTGATTTAGAAGTGCTTAAAATGCTAGGAATTGATGGCGTGCTGATTGCGAGCGCACTGCATAACGGGACCCTGAGCGCCAATAGATTAAGTGAATTCTTGAATCATGTTTAA
- a CDS encoding ATP-grasp domain-containing protein, producing the protein MKIFICEFITGGGLYREPLPPSLLAEGELMRDAALRDFSQIAEIETVVTCDARLDSPTNAHLVHVVGVEQDIWALWEQCIASVDAVLLIAPETNESLERLTMLAEKLSKLVLGSSSSAVKLAGNKWLSYEVFIAHDIPTLNTYLASALPTTLDGAHVAKPLDGSGCDDMAYIEDESALRIWLKDRLATHIVQPYQVGETASFSMFCQHGQAYLLSCNRQDIRLKGQHFSYHGGEMNGLSQYAQNFNVLAQKIAHAIPGLAGYVGVDLIVHEDSFFVLEVNPRLTTSYVALHQACGCNPAQLLLELFYNEAFTMPAIAHHKVEISINAAVLTD; encoded by the coding sequence TTGAAAATTTTTATCTGCGAATTTATCACGGGTGGGGGATTATACCGTGAGCCATTGCCGCCGTCCTTACTAGCTGAGGGCGAGTTGATGCGTGATGCTGCTTTGCGGGACTTTTCTCAAATTGCAGAGATTGAAACTGTCGTCACTTGTGATGCACGTCTAGATTCGCCCACCAATGCTCACTTGGTGCATGTTGTGGGTGTTGAGCAAGATATTTGGGCGCTGTGGGAGCAATGTATTGCCTCTGTCGATGCCGTATTGTTGATTGCCCCCGAGACGAATGAGTCACTTGAAAGGCTGACTATGCTCGCGGAAAAGCTGAGTAAGTTGGTCTTGGGTAGTTCATCTTCTGCTGTGAAGTTGGCTGGAAATAAATGGTTAAGTTATGAGGTGTTTATTGCGCATGACATTCCTACTTTAAATACTTATCTCGCAAGTGCTTTGCCAACAACGTTGGATGGTGCGCATGTCGCAAAGCCGCTAGATGGTTCTGGTTGTGATGATATGGCATATATAGAAGATGAGTCCGCGTTAAGAATATGGCTGAAAGATCGCCTTGCTACGCATATTGTTCAGCCATATCAAGTGGGCGAAACAGCGAGTTTTTCTATGTTTTGTCAACATGGGCAAGCATACCTTTTAAGCTGTAATCGGCAGGATATTCGGTTGAAAGGTCAGCATTTTTCATACCATGGTGGCGAAATGAATGGCTTGTCTCAATATGCGCAAAATTTTAATGTGCTTGCACAAAAAATTGCTCATGCCATCCCTGGTTTGGCTGGTTATGTTGGGGTAGATTTGATCGTGCATGAGGATAGTTTTTTTGTGCTAGAAGTAAACCCTAGACTGACAACTTCTTATGTGGCCTTGCACCAAGCCTGTGGCTGTAATCCAGCACAGCTGCTACTCGAGTTGTTCTATAATGAGGCGTTCACAATGCCAGCAATAGCTCATCACAAGGTTGAAATTTCAATTAATGCCGCAGTCCTCACAGATTAA